A portion of the Rhizobium sp. BT04 genome contains these proteins:
- the virD4 gene encoding type IV secretion system ATPase VirD4 (The ATPase VirD4 is a core component of the VirB/VirD4 form of type IV secretion systems (T4SS), also known as type IVa secretion systems.) yields MNSSKSTPLRLAVSVVCSLAAGLCVASLYVTFRQGFNGEAMMTFSVFAIWYESPLYLGHTTSVFYYALAIVVSTSAVVLLSQLFVSLRNREHHGTARWAEFGEMRRAGYLQRYTSINGAVFGKTCGPHWFGSYLTNGEQPHSLVVAPTRAGKGVGVVIPTLLTFRGSVIALDVKGELFDLTSRARKANGNVVFKFAPLDPERRTHCYNPVLDIAAMPPERQFTETRRLAANLITAKGKGAEGFIDGARDLFVAGILACIERGTPTIGAVYDLFAQPGEKYKLFAQLAEESQNKEAQRIFDNMAGNDTKILTSYTSVLGDGGLNLWADPLVKAATSRSDFSIYDLRRRKTCVYLCVSPNDLEVVAPLMRLLFQQVVSILQRSLPGKDERYEVLFLLDEFRHLGKLEAIETAITTIAGYNGRFMFIIQSLSALTGTYDEAGKQNFLSNTGVQVFMATADDETPTYISKAIGEYTFKARSTSYNQTRMFDQNIQISDQGAPLLRPEQVRLIDDRNEIILIKGHPPLKLRKVQYYSDRALKRIFEAQTGSLPEPAPLVLPENINRGDLEQPTVLAAAREPGDKDFVGDNAETDGYNGNCNHDNDGAIGFDIPYGPIEIDDLEEYASTACVTADAGPSAEVAPALVAQEQLLKRIIALQQRYRSGSSNPGD; encoded by the coding sequence ATGAACTCGAGCAAGAGCACGCCCCTACGTTTGGCCGTTAGTGTCGTATGCTCGCTGGCAGCCGGTCTTTGTGTTGCAAGCTTGTATGTAACGTTCCGCCAAGGCTTTAATGGCGAAGCGATGATGACCTTCAGTGTCTTCGCCATCTGGTACGAGTCGCCGCTCTATCTGGGGCATACGACCTCGGTATTCTACTACGCTCTGGCCATTGTCGTATCAACTTCAGCCGTCGTTCTACTCAGCCAACTGTTCGTGTCGCTGCGCAACCGCGAGCATCATGGAACGGCTCGCTGGGCGGAATTCGGGGAAATGCGACGTGCCGGCTACCTGCAGCGTTACACCAGTATCAATGGTGCGGTGTTTGGCAAGACCTGTGGTCCCCACTGGTTCGGCAGCTATCTGACCAACGGCGAACAGCCCCATAGTCTGGTCGTCGCGCCGACGCGAGCCGGCAAGGGCGTCGGCGTCGTCATTCCGACGCTGCTGACCTTCAGGGGCTCGGTGATAGCACTCGATGTCAAAGGTGAGCTTTTTGACCTGACGTCCAGGGCACGAAAGGCAAACGGCAACGTCGTTTTCAAGTTCGCGCCTCTGGATCCGGAGCGACGGACCCATTGCTACAATCCGGTTCTCGATATTGCGGCAATGCCTCCCGAGAGGCAGTTTACCGAGACACGCCGACTTGCTGCAAACCTTATCACTGCGAAAGGCAAGGGAGCGGAAGGCTTCATCGATGGCGCACGAGACCTTTTTGTTGCGGGTATCCTTGCTTGCATCGAGCGCGGCACTCCGACAATAGGCGCAGTCTACGACCTTTTTGCCCAGCCTGGCGAGAAGTACAAGCTTTTTGCGCAACTCGCGGAAGAAAGCCAGAATAAGGAGGCTCAGCGCATCTTTGACAACATGGCGGGCAACGACACGAAAATCCTGACCTCCTATACGTCGGTGCTCGGCGACGGCGGTCTCAATCTTTGGGCTGATCCGCTGGTCAAGGCAGCGACCAGCCGATCCGACTTTTCCATCTACGACCTGCGTCGCAGGAAGACCTGCGTTTATCTTTGTGTAAGTCCCAACGATCTTGAGGTCGTTGCTCCGTTGATGCGCCTTCTTTTTCAGCAGGTCGTGTCGATTTTGCAGCGATCCCTGCCAGGGAAGGACGAGCGCTACGAAGTTCTGTTTCTCCTCGACGAATTCAGGCATCTGGGCAAACTTGAGGCCATCGAGACCGCGATCACCACCATCGCCGGATACAATGGCCGTTTCATGTTTATTATTCAGAGTCTCTCCGCGCTGACGGGTACCTACGACGAGGCGGGCAAACAGAACTTTCTCAGCAATACCGGTGTGCAGGTATTTATGGCCACCGCTGACGACGAAACACCGACATATATCTCGAAGGCTATCGGGGAATATACGTTCAAGGCGCGCTCGACCTCCTATAATCAGACACGCATGTTCGACCAGAACATCCAGATCTCCGATCAGGGGGCACCGCTTTTGCGCCCCGAACAGGTGCGCTTGATCGACGACAGGAATGAAATCATCCTCATAAAGGGGCACCCGCCACTTAAACTGCGAAAAGTGCAATATTACTCGGATCGCGCGCTGAAGCGTATTTTCGAAGCCCAGACCGGTTCGCTCCCCGAGCCAGCGCCCCTTGTGCTGCCGGAGAACATCAATCGCGGAGACCTGGAACAGCCGACTGTCCTCGCGGCGGCGCGAGAGCCCGGCGACAAGGATTTTGTAGGCGACAATGCGGAAACCGATGGGTACAACGGCAACTGCAATCACGACAACGATGGGGCCATCGGATTTGATATCCCGTACGGCCCGATTGAAATCGACGATCTGGAGGAATACGCCAGCACAGCTTGTGTCACCGCCGATGCCGGCCCGTCTGCCGAAGTCGCTCCGGCTCTGGTTGCGCAAGAACAATTGCTGAAACGGATAATCGCGCTTCAGCAACGGTATAGGTCTGGCTCGTCAAACCCCGGGGATTGA
- a CDS encoding virA/G regulated protein yields the protein MVSITKKTVTKSLTSDMRRATKRLYEQMCKALLTEENAMRRQARLEMPKKKRKYTVDMEMVDKLDAGFRGEISYKIFGNKQLRIDRPKELTREHGIFEKTKKVLKRNAETGAVYLSLHEKKSWARVTSHQYAEDGTLRTKHVKYRDGRFEEKWERDETGSLVRTRYVNRGRLSGRLFRPVSEELSAPEPGGPENRLYRKLTRQVGSRRETFERDDKGGLELVGYKRPGFSRNTTKSEDRHTSQTKIRKLGGTFSKSYRSLLDKEGNEVGRDILSHRRMFNKRSAIYDESTKQLTSIKHTFGKIYKSESQYLSAEIKKVSKKILGVTVRRKLTALSEPELCAQRLRVSESVEHRKAWQEPTAITRSSPREDPSIPLVSNPDRTDRVRNGRGVQTEAKLTLVNDKPVDLASQNSPLFLQQASEQQFGLQPQSPSSAVHFSDSASKAEGVTLGKGPISQSPRRGNEREVRSEENLDKYLGHSVSSNESLSEITLHGSPQKPTLTGLRETPPHSSLDLQSSDAINDAQAPQVTSSAVSHQSAPEQELLSFLNGVPAPVHSGGERIAEHNRDVAASNAAFDPQSLFGEPDLSRASELRLEFPAQGDLLSDAEQQALLNGLLAIPLPARSVNSERSMILEGSRSRERPVSGGLSL from the coding sequence GTGGTCAGCATCACAAAAAAGACTGTCACCAAATCGCTTACAAGTGACATGCGTCGTGCCACCAAGCGCCTGTATGAGCAAATGTGTAAAGCGTTGCTTACGGAAGAGAACGCAATGAGGCGGCAGGCACGGCTCGAGATGCCGAAAAAGAAGCGAAAATATACTGTCGATATGGAGATGGTCGACAAGCTGGACGCCGGCTTTCGAGGTGAAATAAGCTATAAAATTTTTGGAAATAAGCAGCTTCGAATCGACCGCCCAAAAGAACTAACCCGTGAGCACGGTATCTTTGAAAAAACGAAGAAAGTTCTAAAGCGCAACGCAGAAACGGGCGCAGTTTATTTGAGCCTTCACGAAAAGAAGAGTTGGGCTAGGGTTACGAGCCATCAGTACGCTGAGGACGGCACTCTTCGCACGAAGCATGTAAAATATCGAGACGGGCGCTTCGAGGAAAAGTGGGAGCGGGACGAAACCGGTTCCCTTGTCCGGACACGGTATGTCAACCGAGGCAGGCTCAGTGGTCGGCTGTTTCGGCCTGTTTCTGAGGAGCTGAGTGCGCCTGAGCCTGGCGGACCAGAGAACAGACTCTACCGCAAACTGACTCGTCAAGTAGGGTCCAGGCGGGAAACATTTGAGCGGGACGACAAAGGCGGCCTTGAGCTAGTCGGCTATAAACGCCCCGGCTTTTCCAGGAATACAACGAAATCGGAAGATCGCCATACCTCGCAAACGAAGATTCGGAAACTTGGTGGGACATTCAGCAAATCTTACAGGTCCCTCCTGGACAAGGAAGGCAACGAAGTAGGCCGAGATATCCTGAGTCACCGTCGGATGTTCAACAAGAGATCGGCCATCTACGATGAGTCCACAAAGCAATTGACAAGCATTAAACACACCTTCGGCAAAATTTATAAGAGTGAGTCGCAATACCTGAGCGCTGAGATAAAGAAAGTCTCAAAAAAGATACTCGGAGTGACGGTTCGTCGGAAACTGACGGCATTGAGCGAACCTGAACTTTGCGCGCAGAGACTCCGTGTTTCGGAATCGGTCGAGCATAGGAAAGCCTGGCAGGAGCCCACCGCTATCACCAGATCTTCGCCAAGGGAGGATCCTAGCATCCCTTTGGTGTCGAATCCGGACCGGACTGACCGAGTTCGAAACGGCCGTGGTGTCCAGACCGAAGCCAAACTCACGCTCGTGAACGACAAACCAGTTGATCTTGCTTCACAAAACTCCCCCCTATTTCTCCAACAGGCATCAGAGCAGCAGTTTGGTTTGCAACCACAATCTCCGTCGTCAGCAGTGCATTTTTCGGATTCGGCTTCTAAGGCGGAAGGGGTTACACTAGGCAAAGGTCCAATATCGCAGAGTCCTCGTCGCGGCAATGAACGGGAGGTGCGATCGGAAGAAAATCTTGACAAGTATCTCGGACATTCCGTCTCGTCAAATGAGTCTCTGTCGGAGATCACGCTTCATGGATCGCCGCAAAAACCAACACTAACCGGCTTGCGGGAAACGCCACCACACTCATCCTTGGATCTGCAATCGTCTGACGCCATAAACGATGCTCAGGCTCCGCAGGTAACTTCTTCAGCGGTCAGTCATCAGTCTGCTCCGGAACAAGAGCTCTTGAGTTTTTTGAATGGTGTGCCAGCCCCAGTGCATAGTGGCGGAGAGCGTATTGCTGAGCACAACCGAGATGTTGCTGCATCAAATGCGGCTTTTGATCCGCAGTCATTGTTCGGCGAACCAGACTTGTCACGCGCTTCGGAATTAAGGCTGGAATTTCCAGCGCAAGGCGACCTTCTATCGGATGCGGAACAGCAAGCGTTGCTGAACGGGTTGCTGGCTATACCGCTACCGGCTCGTTCTGTGAATTCCGAACGATCGATGATTTTGGAAGGTTCACGGAGTCGAGAGCGGCCCGTGTCAGGAGGGCTTTCGCTATAG
- the virD1 gene encoding T-DNA border endonuclease subunit VirD1 has product MAQAKPAPYDTATDQHNRVCIDGFKVVSTRLRSAEYETFSHQARSLGLSDSMAMRVAVRRIGGFLEIDEKTRGKMEGILLSMGTLSGNIAALLSAYADNPRPDLEALRAERIAFGKAFADLDGLLRSILSVSRRRIDGCAMLKDTLQR; this is encoded by the coding sequence ATGGCGCAGGCCAAACCGGCTCCGTATGATACTGCTACCGACCAGCATAATCGCGTGTGTATCGACGGCTTTAAGGTCGTAAGCACGCGTTTGCGATCGGCTGAATATGAGACCTTCTCCCACCAAGCGCGCTCGCTGGGACTGTCTGACAGTATGGCCATGCGCGTTGCAGTGCGCCGCATTGGGGGCTTTCTCGAAATAGATGAAAAAACGCGTGGTAAGATGGAAGGTATTCTTTTGTCCATGGGAACGCTTTCAGGCAATATTGCCGCCCTGTTGTCTGCTTACGCGGATAATCCGCGGCCGGATTTGGAGGCCCTGAGAGCCGAACGTATCGCTTTCGGCAAGGCGTTCGCCGACCTTGACGGCTTGCTCCGTTCTATTTTGTCCGTATCCCGCCGGCGTATAGATGGTTGCGCTATGCTGAAAGACACATTGCAGCGCTGA
- a CDS encoding relaxase/mobilization nuclease domain-containing protein, whose amino-acid sequence MPDRPQVIIRIVPDGGTRTLQQIINQLEYLSRKGKLELQRSARHLDIPVPPDQIAELARSWVQETGVYDESQPDERREQELTTHIIVSFPPGTGRADAYAASREWAAEMFGSGNGGGRYNYLTAFHVDRDHPHLHVVVNRRELLGREWLKISRRHPHLNYEALRMKMAEISLRHGIVLDASSRAERGILERPMTYAQFRRLERQASRVRFDDADTEQGSPREDHPLQDQPVDTLPPAGPSSKSKAAVQPSVAHNASPVPLLESAGFVPAGNLGDDAPNAVRDGACKPRDNSGVPGTANQNAVQSPDTAQENRKRRRDDAGEPSGAKGGRSIATEPETTAREQNDRNNPATLLAAPPRSLSLNDTARSGSATDSLPAVFESQQQRRLSSKRALEDEAPGDRKRARDGSSQDRRRD is encoded by the coding sequence ATGCCGGATCGACCTCAGGTTATCATTCGCATAGTACCTGATGGTGGAACTAGGACCCTCCAGCAGATCATCAATCAGCTGGAGTATCTCTCCCGGAAGGGAAAACTCGAGTTGCAGCGTTCAGCCCGGCACCTCGATATCCCCGTGCCGCCGGATCAAATCGCTGAACTTGCCCGAAGCTGGGTGCAGGAGACCGGAGTTTATGACGAAAGTCAGCCGGATGAGCGAAGGGAACAGGAGTTGACCACGCATATTATCGTAAGCTTCCCCCCGGGCACAGGTCGAGCAGATGCTTATGCGGCGAGCCGCGAGTGGGCAGCCGAGATGTTTGGGTCAGGCAACGGGGGCGGGCGATACAACTATCTTACGGCCTTCCACGTTGACCGCGATCACCCGCACCTGCATGTCGTGGTCAACCGCCGCGAACTTCTGGGACGTGAGTGGCTGAAGATTTCGCGGCGCCACCCGCATCTGAATTACGAAGCCTTGCGCATGAAGATGGCCGAGATTTCGCTCCGCCACGGCATTGTCCTTGATGCCAGCTCACGAGCAGAACGTGGTATCCTTGAGCGTCCGATGACTTACGCCCAGTTCCGGCGCCTTGAGCGGCAGGCCAGCCGGGTCCGGTTCGACGATGCAGATACGGAACAGGGGTCACCGCGTGAAGATCATCCCTTGCAGGACCAACCTGTGGATACGTTGCCTCCTGCCGGGCCTTCGAGCAAATCGAAGGCCGCAGTTCAACCGTCCGTAGCACATAACGCGTCGCCCGTTCCCTTGTTGGAGAGCGCAGGATTCGTTCCGGCGGGCAACCTCGGTGATGACGCACCAAATGCTGTCCGGGACGGCGCATGCAAGCCAAGGGACAATTCCGGAGTTCCTGGCACAGCAAACCAGAATGCGGTGCAGTCGCCAGACACCGCGCAAGAGAATCGAAAACGACGACGCGATGATGCTGGCGAGCCGAGTGGGGCAAAGGGCGGGAGATCAATTGCCACCGAGCCGGAGACAACCGCCCGGGAGCAGAACGATCGCAATAACCCCGCAACATTGCTGGCCGCCCCCCCCAGGTCACTGTCGTTGAATGACACCGCCCGTAGCGGATCGGCGACTGATTCACTGCCTGCGGTTTTCGAAAGCCAGCAGCAGAGACGGCTTTCCTCGAAGCGGGCACTTGAGGACGAGGCACCGGGTGACCGAAAACGGGCAAGGGATGGGAGCAGCCAGGATCGTCGCCGGGATTAG